One genomic segment of Gossypium arboreum isolate Shixiya-1 chromosome 3, ASM2569848v2, whole genome shotgun sequence includes these proteins:
- the LOC108458673 gene encoding bZIP transcription factor 29-like — MKMEGSNSIPKPQSNLDIPFSNASQMASPSPSPSSSPSPSPSYMRLSPENNNSKRPGIPPSHPNNPTASLPYSQQLIGSRPNAQHGAPSHSRSLSQPTFFSLDRLPPWCPPPYQDPPVSSASDPASNDVSMEERFANSNVRSSLPSPVAGGCNEFRIGESSSLPPRKGHRRSSSDVPLGFSTMIQSLPQSIPIGNPGVLDRSVSGRDTSFGVGKPIQLVKRESEWRKDTGSNLEVTGERKSEVDVADDLFNAYMNLENLETLNSSGTEDRDMDSKASGTKTYGGESSDNEVDSRVHKHPINIQGMSSGVSSEKREGVKRRAAGDIAPTVRHYRSVSMDSYMGSLQFDEDTPKIPPSGNHGNHHSPGSSGDANSSKFNFELGSSEFNESELKKIMENEKLAEMASVDPKRVKRILANRQSAARSKQRKMQYIAELEQKVQTLQTEATTLSAQLTMLQRDSAGLTSQNNELKFRLQAMEQQAQLKDALNEALAAEVQRLKLTAAEFSGEVHLSNCMAQQLSIDHQMLQLQPQQQQQLNIYQMQQQHQPQQGHDNQSQTQQQNGDASAANESK; from the exons ATGAAAATGGAGGGTTCAAATTCAATTCCTAAGCCTCAAAGCAACTTAGATATACCCTTTTCCAATGCCTCACAAATGGCTTCTCcttctccttctccttcttcttctccttctccttCTCCTTCTTATATGCGTTTGAGTCCTGAGAACAACAATTCTAAAAGACCTGGGATACCTCCTTCACACCCCAACAACCCTACTGCTTCATTGCCTTATTCGCAACAGCTCATTGGTTCTCGTCCCAATGCTCAACATGGAGCACCCAGTCATTCTAGGTCTTTATCTCAGCCCACCTTCTTCTCCCTTGATAGATTGCCGCCATGGTGCCCTCCCCCTTATCAAGATCCTCCTGTCTCGTCTGCCTCAGATCCTGCTTCAAATGATGTTTCTATGGAAGAAAGGTTTGCCAATTCTAATGTTAGGTCCTCACTTCCTTCACCTGTTGCTGGAGGATGTAATGAATTTCGCATTGGCGAGAGTTCAAGTCTACCTCCGCGTAAAGGACATAGGCGCTCTAGCAGCGATGTTCCATTAGGATTTTCTACTATGATTCAGTCTTTGCCTCAATCTATTCCAATAGGAAATCCTGGTGTGTTGGATAGGTCAGTTTCAGGTAGGGATACCTCTTTTGGTGTAGGGAAACCGATTCAGTTGGTGAAACGAGAATCAGAATGGAGAAAGGATACTGGCAGTAATTTAGAAGTGACCGGTGAGAGGAAATCTGAGGTGGACGTTGCGGATGACCTGTTCAATGCGTACATGAATTTGGAAAATCTTGAGACATTGAACTCTTCTGGTACTGAGGACAGGGATATGGATAGCAAAGCAAGTGGCACAAAGACATATGGAGGCGAAAGTAGTGACAATGAAGTCGATAGTAGAGTACATAAACATCCAATCAATATACAGGGAATGAGTTCTGGTGTTTCAAGTGAGAAGAGGGAAGGTGTCAAGAGGAGGGCTGCTGGAGATATTGCACCGACTGTTCGGCACTACAGAAGTGTTTCAATGGACAGTTACATGGGAAGTCTGCAATTTGATGAGGATACACCAAAAATTCCTCCTTCAGGAAATCATGGCAATCATCACTCTCCTGGTAGCTCAGGCGATGCAAATTCAAGTAAATTCAACTTTGAGCTTGGGAGTAGTGAGTTCAATGAATCTGAGCTTAAAAAGATCATGGAAAATGAGAAGCTGGCTGAGATGGCATCTGTAGATCCAAAACGCGTCAAAAG GATTTTGGCTAATCGTCAATCAGCTGCTCGTTCCAAGCAGCGGAAGATGCAGTACATCGCAGAACTGGAGCAAAAGGTGCAAACTTTGCAAACTGAGGCAACCACATTATCTGCACAGCTAACAATGTTACAG AGAGATTCTGCTGGGCTGACAAGCCAGAACAATGAGCTAAAGTTTCGTCTTCAGGCCATGGAGCAACAGGCCCAACTGAAAGATG CACTAAATGAAGCATTAGCTGCTGAAGTCCAGCGACTGAAGCTCACTGCCGCAGAGTTCAGTGGAGAGGTTCATCTTTCAAACTGTATGGCTCAGCAACTTTCAATTGATCATCAAATGCTCCAATTACAGCCTCAGCAACAGCAGCAGCTAAACATTTATCAGATGCAGCAGCAACACCAACCTCAGCAGGGTCACGATAACCAGTCACAGACCCAGCAACAAAATGGTGATGCTTCTGCTGCAAATGAATCCAAGTGA